One part of the Nostoc sp. PCC 7120 = FACHB-418 genome encodes these proteins:
- a CDS encoding cation diffusion facilitator family transporter, translated as MMLSAPQHLVGGSVSEITPNRDLSLDSMHTSQVKQNIRALWTALVLLSVFFCIELSAGIWSHSLSLLADAEHILSDVAALGLALIASWLSQSISQRTIFGRYKLEVLAALINGISLACIACWIVREALVRLQSPTTEILGVPMLTTALIGVGVNSFNALCLHKCSHKDLNIRGALLHLIADLASSVGAVLAAIAIIWLNWTWADGVISLVVAMLIASFAAYLLIQSVQCLRGQIADISDIACMCPPQSEVCVDRQQAEKLLFPTLEELVQ; from the coding sequence GAGATAACTCCCAATCGTGACCTGAGTTTAGATTCAATGCACACAAGCCAGGTTAAGCAAAATATCCGGGCGCTGTGGACTGCACTAGTATTACTCAGTGTCTTTTTTTGCATAGAACTTAGTGCAGGAATCTGGAGCCACAGTCTGTCCCTGTTAGCAGATGCAGAACACATTCTTTCAGATGTAGCAGCATTAGGCTTGGCACTAATTGCCTCTTGGCTATCTCAATCAATATCCCAGCGAACTATATTTGGGCGCTACAAATTAGAAGTTTTAGCAGCCTTAATCAACGGTATTAGTTTAGCTTGTATTGCTTGTTGGATAGTGAGAGAAGCCTTAGTACGCTTGCAATCTCCAACCACAGAGATTCTGGGTGTACCGATGTTAACAACTGCATTAATAGGTGTGGGAGTTAACAGTTTTAATGCTCTGTGTCTACACAAATGTAGCCATAAAGACCTCAATATTAGAGGTGCATTGCTGCATCTGATAGCAGATTTAGCCAGTTCTGTTGGCGCAGTGTTAGCAGCGATCGCTATTATCTGGCTGAACTGGACTTGGGCTGATGGTGTGATCAGCTTGGTTGTAGCAATGTTAATAGCTAGTTTTGCCGCTTATTTGTTGATTCAAAGCGTGCAGTGTCTACGGGGTCAAATAGCCGATATTAGCGATATTGCCTGTATGTGTCCTCCACAATCAGAAGTTTGTGTAGACCGTCAGCAGGCAGAAAAACTATTGTTTCCTACCTTGGAGGAACTTGTGCAATGA